Proteins found in one Flavobacterium channae genomic segment:
- the purB gene encoding adenylosuccinate lyase, whose amino-acid sequence MQLTELNAISPIDGRYRSKTISLSPYFSEEALIKYRVLIEVEYFIALREADVPQLAKIDKSIYDSLRAIYKNFSTEDALWIKETEKTTNHDVKAVEYFIKSKFDGLGLQEYKEFIHFGLTSQDINNTAIPLSTKEAFENVYLPSLVSVIAKLKELAMEWQNVPMLARTHGQPASPTRLGKEILVFVERLEEQMRLLFNVPFAAKFGGATGNYNAHKVAYPNTDWKKFGTDFVENSLGLHHSFPTTQIEHYDHFAAFFDALKRINTILIDLDRDIWTYVSMDYFKQKIKAGEIGSSAMPHKVNPIDFENSEGNLGIANAIFEHISAKLPISRLQRDLTDSTVLRNIGVPMGHTLIAFEATLKGLNKLLLNEDKFAEDLEKNWAVVAEAIQTILRREAYPNPYEALKDLTRTNTVINKEAIHNFIGTLNVSEEVRTELMQITPSNYLGI is encoded by the coding sequence ATGCAATTAACAGAATTAAATGCTATTTCGCCAATTGATGGTCGTTATAGAAGCAAAACTATTTCATTATCTCCTTATTTTTCAGAAGAAGCCCTAATTAAATACCGTGTATTAATTGAGGTTGAATATTTTATTGCTTTGCGCGAAGCTGATGTACCACAATTAGCTAAAATTGACAAATCGATTTATGATTCATTAAGAGCAATCTATAAAAACTTCTCTACTGAAGATGCGCTTTGGATTAAAGAAACTGAAAAAACAACCAACCACGATGTTAAAGCTGTGGAATATTTCATCAAATCAAAGTTTGATGGTTTAGGATTACAAGAATATAAAGAGTTCATCCATTTTGGTTTGACTTCTCAAGATATCAACAATACTGCAATTCCGCTTTCTACAAAAGAAGCTTTTGAAAATGTATATTTACCAAGCTTAGTAAGTGTTATTGCTAAATTAAAAGAACTAGCAATGGAATGGCAAAACGTTCCAATGTTAGCCAGAACTCACGGACAACCGGCCTCTCCTACCCGTTTAGGAAAAGAAATTTTAGTGTTCGTAGAACGTTTAGAAGAACAAATGCGTTTGTTATTCAATGTTCCTTTTGCAGCTAAATTTGGTGGTGCTACTGGAAATTACAATGCTCACAAAGTAGCGTATCCGAATACGGATTGGAAAAAATTTGGAACTGATTTTGTTGAAAACAGTTTAGGTTTACACCATTCTTTCCCTACAACTCAAATTGAACATTACGATCATTTTGCAGCATTTTTCGATGCTTTAAAACGTATCAATACGATATTAATTGATTTAGATAGAGACATTTGGACATATGTTTCAATGGATTATTTCAAACAAAAAATCAAAGCAGGAGAAATTGGTTCTTCAGCAATGCCTCACAAAGTAAATCCAATTGATTTTGAAAATTCGGAAGGAAACTTAGGAATTGCTAATGCTATTTTCGAACATATATCGGCTAAACTACCTATTTCTCGTTTACAACGTGATTTAACAGACAGTACTGTTTTACGTAATATTGGTGTGCCAATGGGACACACTTTAATTGCTTTTGAAGCAACTTTAAAAGGATTAAACAAATTATTACTAAACGAAGATAAATTCGCAGAAGATTTAGAGAAAAACTGGGCAGTTGTTGCAGAAGCGATTCAAACGATTCTAAGAAGAGAAGCTTATCCAAATCCATATGAAGCTTTAAAAGACTTAACAAGAACAAATACTGTAATTAATAAAGAAGCGATTCACAATTTTATTGGTACTTTAAACGTTTCTGAAGAAGTAAGAACTGAATTAATGCAAATTACACCAAGTAACTATTTAGGTATATAA
- a CDS encoding TrmH family RNA methyltransferase codes for MENKDQDLLKYLEGFITESRKEGFLRVLKNRTKHFTVAIEDVYQLHNTSAVMRSCEVFGIQELNVIEQKFGKRIDKEIALGAEKWVDINRFSTIQDCITNLKSKGYQIIATTPHNDSCMLHEFDITKPSALFFGTEKLGLSEEVMQQADGFLKIPMVGYTESLNISVSAAIIIQDVTNRLRQSNINWQLTPEEVLEKRLDWTRKSIKDIEFIEKKFAEIKSNTES; via the coding sequence ATGGAAAATAAAGATCAAGACTTACTAAAATATTTAGAAGGATTTATTACAGAAAGCCGAAAAGAGGGTTTTTTACGTGTATTAAAAAATAGAACAAAACATTTTACTGTAGCTATCGAAGATGTTTATCAATTGCACAATACAAGCGCGGTTATGAGAAGTTGTGAAGTTTTTGGAATACAGGAATTAAACGTTATCGAACAAAAATTTGGTAAACGAATTGATAAAGAAATTGCACTTGGTGCTGAAAAATGGGTTGATATTAATCGTTTTTCAACAATACAGGATTGTATAACAAACTTAAAAAGTAAAGGTTATCAAATTATTGCCACAACACCACATAACGATTCATGTATGTTACATGAGTTTGATATTACAAAACCTTCTGCTTTGTTTTTTGGAACCGAAAAATTAGGATTGTCAGAAGAAGTAATGCAACAAGCGGATGGCTTTTTAAAAATTCCAATGGTAGGTTATACAGAAAGTTTGAATATTTCAGTTTCTGCGGCAATTATCATTCAAGATGTTACAAACCGTTTGCGTCAATCAAATATCAATTGGCAATTAACTCCAGAAGAAGTTTTAGAAAAACGTTTGGATTGGACTCGAAAGTCGATAAAAGATATTGAGTTTATTGAGAAAAAATTCGCAGAAATTAAGTCGAATACGGAAAGCTGA
- a CDS encoding SIR2 family NAD-dependent protein deacylase: MKKIVVLTGAGISAESGIKTFRDADGLWEGHDIMEVASPIGWKNNAELVLDFYNKRRAQLQTVRPNKAHEILAELENAFDMHIITQNVDDLHERAGSNKVIHLHGELLKVRSVVDENFVIDWKHDLNLGDFDLEGNQLRPHIVWFGEDVPMIENAIDIVETADIFIIIGTSLQVYPAAGLMNYVDESVPVYYIDPNPATIYDLPNELKVLPLTAVEGMKIIKAELLSLE; encoded by the coding sequence ATGAAAAAAATTGTAGTATTAACTGGAGCCGGAATTAGTGCTGAAAGTGGCATTAAAACCTTCAGAGATGCTGATGGTTTATGGGAAGGTCATGATATTATGGAAGTAGCCTCGCCTATTGGCTGGAAAAATAATGCTGAATTGGTTTTGGACTTCTACAACAAAAGACGTGCGCAATTACAAACGGTAAGGCCAAATAAAGCGCATGAAATATTAGCCGAATTAGAGAATGCTTTTGATATGCATATCATAACTCAAAACGTAGACGATTTACACGAAAGAGCTGGAAGTAATAAAGTAATCCATCTTCATGGTGAATTGCTAAAAGTACGAAGTGTTGTCGATGAAAACTTTGTTATCGATTGGAAACACGATTTAAACTTAGGCGATTTTGACTTAGAAGGCAACCAATTAAGACCACATATTGTTTGGTTTGGAGAAGACGTTCCTATGATTGAAAACGCAATTGATATAGTTGAAACTGCCGATATTTTTATCATTATCGGAACATCATTACAAGTATATCCCGCGGCTGGATTAATGAATTATGTAGATGAAAGTGTTCCTGTTTATTATATTGATCCAAATCCGGCAACCATTTACGATTTACCAAATGAGTTGAAAGTGTTGCCATTAACCGCAGTTGAAGGAATGAAAATTATTAAAGCAGAACTTTTGTCTTTGGAATAA
- a CDS encoding polysaccharide deacetylase family protein: MQKPIILKLFLISLLIGFFFSCNSVKSIQQQKTNAGVVITFDDCFIKEWNDADMQLAKYKWKATFCVSNVPQITKNDFGTLKNFQLKGHEIAGHGYNHINAKDFSKKYGKKKYIETEITPLIQAFQHQGITLNSFAYPFGAKTQTLDSELKKHFKIIRATAGGYKKVRNNSNFYNGKPILNGIGIDTRYKHFSIKYITKVLNYAKRNNKVVIFYAHKPVNKATANYEVEMKTLEFICQYVRNNQMQFYTLNDLNSLKKR; this comes from the coding sequence ATGCAAAAACCTATCATTTTAAAACTTTTTCTAATTAGTTTACTGATAGGTTTTTTCTTTTCTTGTAACTCAGTAAAATCAATACAACAACAAAAAACCAACGCTGGTGTTGTTATTACGTTTGACGATTGTTTTATAAAAGAATGGAATGATGCAGATATGCAATTAGCAAAATACAAATGGAAAGCAACCTTTTGTGTGAGTAATGTTCCTCAAATTACTAAAAACGATTTTGGGACTTTAAAAAACTTCCAATTAAAAGGTCATGAAATTGCTGGGCATGGTTACAACCACATAAATGCTAAAGATTTTTCTAAAAAATACGGCAAAAAGAAATACATTGAAACCGAAATCACGCCTTTAATTCAGGCTTTTCAACACCAAGGAATCACTTTGAATTCATTTGCTTATCCTTTTGGAGCAAAAACACAAACACTTGATTCCGAATTAAAAAAACATTTCAAAATCATTAGAGCAACTGCTGGTGGTTATAAAAAAGTGCGAAACAATTCTAATTTTTACAATGGTAAACCTATTTTAAACGGAATTGGAATTGACACTAGATACAAACACTTTAGTATCAAATACATCACCAAAGTTTTAAATTACGCGAAAAGAAACAACAAAGTGGTTATTTTTTACGCTCACAAACCTGTGAATAAAGCTACTGCTAATTACGAAGTAGAGATGAAAACTTTAGAATTCATTTGCCAATATGTACGAAATAATCAAATGCAATTCTACACATTGAACGACCTGAATTCGTTAAAAAAAAGATAA
- a CDS encoding anti-sigma factor codes for MNSREYIESGILELYVFGKLSDEEIAEVNQMAEQHSDVREEIKAIELAVINLSHSVAPHLSATNYEKIRTELLGKHKVVTMKSKSNWAQYTGWAAAAILVIGFGLQFYKLNQTNEILNNVSTEKNLLQESVVDLELKKKESDEVLAILRDTSNVAVALTGQQVAPKAFAKAYYNKATKAVYIDASGLPTPPKGMVYQVWALKLEPVLTPTSIGLLDTYATSTTKVIKVENAEAPQAFGITLEPAGGSASPTLEQLYTLGKV; via the coding sequence ATGAATAGTAGAGAATATATAGAATCTGGGATTTTAGAACTGTATGTATTTGGAAAACTTTCCGATGAAGAAATTGCGGAAGTAAATCAAATGGCTGAACAGCACTCTGATGTAAGAGAAGAAATCAAAGCAATTGAATTAGCGGTAATCAATTTATCACATAGTGTAGCTCCTCATTTATCGGCAACGAATTACGAAAAAATTCGAACCGAATTATTAGGAAAACACAAAGTTGTAACTATGAAATCTAAATCAAACTGGGCGCAATATACTGGTTGGGCAGCAGCTGCAATTTTAGTTATAGGTTTTGGTCTTCAATTTTATAAATTAAATCAAACGAATGAAATATTGAATAATGTTTCAACTGAGAAAAATCTTTTACAAGAATCAGTAGTAGATTTAGAATTGAAGAAAAAAGAATCAGACGAAGTTTTAGCTATTTTAAGAGATACAAGCAATGTTGCAGTAGCATTAACAGGACAACAAGTAGCTCCAAAAGCATTTGCAAAAGCTTATTATAACAAAGCTACTAAGGCTGTTTATATTGATGCTTCTGGTTTACCAACGCCCCCTAAAGGAATGGTTTATCAGGTTTGGGCATTAAAACTAGAACCTGTATTAACTCCTACAAGCATTGGTTTATTAGATACTTATGCCACAAGCACAACAAAAGTAATAAAAGTTGAAAATGCAGAAGCACCTCAAGCGTTTGGAATTACTCTTGAACCAGCTGGTGGAAGTGCTAGTCCAACATTAGAACAACTCTACACTTTAGGAAAAGTATAA
- a CDS encoding RNA polymerase sigma factor: MTQEELLPLLLKKDDRSFTLLYDNYSKSLYGIIFNLIKDKEEAEDVLQEVFVKIWKNIDTYNTSKGRLYTWMLNIARNTSIDKLRSKNFNNNQKNLSTDNFVHILDDNSKTINKIDAIGIKEFIKKLKPKCIQLIDLLFFKGYTQQEASDELEIPLGTVKTQNRNCMNELRLMINE, from the coding sequence ATGACACAAGAAGAACTTCTACCCCTACTCTTAAAAAAAGATGATAGGTCGTTTACACTACTCTATGACAACTATTCCAAAAGTTTATATGGAATTATTTTCAATTTAATTAAAGACAAAGAAGAAGCTGAAGATGTGCTTCAAGAAGTTTTTGTTAAAATTTGGAAAAACATAGACACTTACAACACTTCTAAAGGAAGATTGTACACTTGGATGTTAAACATTGCTCGTAACACATCTATTGATAAATTGCGTTCTAAAAACTTTAACAACAATCAAAAAAACTTATCAACCGATAATTTCGTACATATACTTGATGATAACTCAAAAACAATCAACAAAATAGATGCTATAGGAATTAAAGAGTTTATAAAAAAATTAAAGCCAAAATGTATCCAATTAATAGATCTTTTATTTTTTAAAGGATACACTCAGCAAGAAGCGTCAGATGAACTTGAAATCCCATTAGGAACGGTTAAAACGCAGAATAGAAATTGTATGAATGAATTAAGATTAATGATCAATGAATAG
- a CDS encoding cation:proton antiporter domain-containing protein: MPIHLTATTLHIPDLISDLGLILVTAAIAVLIFRLLKQPLVLGYLVAGFLAGSESDFFPTVQDMNSVKVWAEIGVIFLLFSLGLEFSFKKLMKVGGTASITALTQIISMVAIGYFVGQLMDWGKMNSLFLGVILSISSTTIILKTFDELGVKAQKFAGNVIGALIVQDILAILMMVLLSTVAVSQQFSGTELLQSVLKLVFFLTIWFVAGIFFIPTFLKKAKHLLTDEMLLIVSLALCLLMVLFAANVGFSPALGAFIMGSIIAETTQAEHIEHLVKPVKDLFGAVFFVSVGMLIDPEMLMKYGFPVAILTLVVILGQSLSATIGALFSGQPLKQSIQTGMSLSQIGEFSFIIATLGMTLNVTSDFLYPIVVAVSAITTFTTPFMVKFSTPFSLYLEKKLPRRWVKKIERYSANTEAIKSVSTWQIVLKAYLTQVIIHSIIIVAIILLSSKYILPLVEDSRFGNAIAALITVVILSPFLWALSLRRVAVEQVQELMQVRKYQGPIIVLVFFRIALSLFYMGFVLNEFFSPVIALIALIIGIIAYILFPKRLHARYNKIESHFLRNFNDRELTKQANKRQNVLSPWDGHMADFEIATASNLAGKTLEELKIREQFGINIASIKRGDVTINIPIRSERLFPGDEINVIGTDEQVKLFKLYLDKHEIDDPEDEEKEDIILQQLELKNRVCIGKSIRESQIREKTHGIIVGIERNGKRILNPESHWILESDDILWIAGDRKKINEFLKG; this comes from the coding sequence ATGCCAATACACTTAACTGCTACTACTCTTCACATACCAGATTTAATAAGCGATCTTGGTTTAATTTTAGTTACGGCTGCTATTGCAGTTCTTATTTTCAGATTATTAAAACAACCTTTAGTTCTTGGATATTTAGTAGCCGGTTTTCTAGCTGGTAGCGAATCAGATTTCTTCCCAACGGTTCAAGATATGAACAGTGTAAAAGTTTGGGCAGAAATAGGCGTTATTTTCCTCTTATTTAGTTTAGGTCTCGAATTCAGCTTTAAAAAACTGATGAAAGTAGGCGGAACGGCTTCTATCACAGCCTTAACCCAAATTATAAGTATGGTGGCAATTGGATATTTTGTCGGTCAACTTATGGATTGGGGAAAAATGAACAGCTTATTTTTAGGTGTAATTTTATCGATTTCATCCACTACTATTATTTTAAAAACCTTTGACGAACTAGGTGTTAAAGCACAAAAATTTGCTGGAAATGTAATTGGCGCCTTAATTGTACAAGATATTTTAGCCATTTTAATGATGGTATTGTTATCTACTGTAGCCGTAAGTCAGCAATTTTCGGGAACTGAATTGTTACAATCAGTATTAAAACTAGTTTTCTTTTTGACGATTTGGTTTGTAGCAGGAATTTTCTTTATCCCAACATTCCTTAAAAAAGCTAAGCACTTATTAACCGATGAAATGTTGCTAATTGTTTCATTGGCATTATGTTTACTCATGGTTTTATTCGCTGCAAACGTAGGCTTCTCTCCTGCTCTTGGTGCTTTTATCATGGGTTCTATTATTGCCGAAACCACACAAGCGGAACACATTGAACATTTGGTAAAACCCGTAAAAGATTTATTTGGTGCGGTTTTCTTCGTTTCGGTCGGAATGTTGATTGATCCTGAAATGTTAATGAAATACGGATTTCCTGTAGCCATTTTAACTTTAGTGGTTATCTTAGGACAATCATTAAGTGCTACCATTGGCGCATTATTTTCGGGACAACCGTTGAAACAATCCATACAAACGGGAATGAGTTTATCGCAAATTGGAGAGTTTTCATTCATCATCGCTACATTAGGAATGACGTTAAATGTAACAAGCGATTTCTTATATCCAATTGTAGTAGCAGTTTCAGCCATCACCACCTTTACAACGCCTTTCATGGTGAAATTTTCAACACCATTTTCATTGTATTTAGAAAAAAAATTACCAAGACGTTGGGTTAAAAAAATCGAACGCTACAGTGCCAATACCGAAGCTATTAAATCGGTTAGTACTTGGCAAATTGTATTAAAAGCGTATTTAACTCAGGTAATCATTCACTCGATTATTATTGTGGCGATTATTCTACTTTCATCCAAATATATTCTGCCTTTGGTTGAAGATTCACGTTTTGGAAATGCCATTGCAGCATTAATTACGGTTGTAATTTTATCTCCATTTTTATGGGCTTTATCGCTTAGAAGAGTGGCCGTAGAACAAGTGCAAGAATTAATGCAAGTCAGAAAATACCAAGGTCCGATTATCGTACTAGTTTTCTTTAGAATTGCGCTTTCTCTTTTCTATATGGGATTTGTATTGAATGAATTTTTCTCTCCAGTTATCGCCTTAATTGCCTTGATAATTGGAATTATTGCCTATATTCTTTTTCCAAAAAGACTACATGCTCGTTATAATAAAATTGAAAGTCATTTTTTAAGGAATTTCAATGATAGAGAATTAACAAAACAAGCTAACAAACGCCAAAATGTATTATCTCCTTGGGATGGTCACATGGCAGATTTTGAAATTGCAACAGCATCTAATTTGGCAGGAAAAACATTAGAAGAGCTAAAAATCAGAGAACAATTCGGAATTAATATTGCTTCGATTAAAAGAGGCGATGTTACAATTAATATTCCTATTCGTTCTGAACGATTATTTCCTGGAGATGAAATCAACGTAATTGGAACAGATGAACAAGTAAAACTCTTCAAACTGTATTTGGACAAACATGAAATTGATGATCCCGAAGACGAAGAAAAAGAAGATATTATTTTACAACAATTAGAATTAAAAAACCGAGTTTGTAT